One region of Chanodichthys erythropterus isolate Z2021 chromosome 17, ASM2448905v1, whole genome shotgun sequence genomic DNA includes:
- the sirt2 gene encoding NAD-dependent protein deacetylase sirtuin-2, which produces MSEEVSKRAEEEAETPDLEQGQSDDSSDEGDASGDTEMDFLRSLFSRTLGLSPGDKVLEELTLDGVARYILSGKCKNIICMVGAGISTSAGIPDFRSPGTGLYANLQKYNLPYPEAIFQIDYFKKHPEPFFALARELYPGQFKPTVCHYFMKMLKDKGLLRRCYSQNIDTLERVAGLEGEDLIEAHGTFHTSHCVSCFCRKEYSMDWMKNKIFSEDIPKCDSCGSLVKPDIVFFGENLPARFFTSMKMDFPRCDLLIIMGTSLQVQPFASLVSRVSNSCPRLLINMEKTGQSEFGMGLFAFGGGMDFDSDKAYRDVAHLSTCDDGCMALAELLGWKAELEEMVKREHALIDSKDAKKKDKEADQSSRSTGAEPGKTDKTE; this is translated from the exons CAGGGTCAGTCTGACGACAGCAGCGACGAGGGCGACGCTTCAGGAGACACTGAGA TGGATTTCCTGCGCAGTCTCTTCTCACGGACTCTTGGCCTGAGTCCTGGAGACAAAGTCTTGGAAGAGCTGACCCTGGATGGGGTCGCCCGCTACATCCTGAGTGGCAAAT GCAAGAACATTATCTGTATGGTTGGAGCTGGAATATCTACAT CTGCTGGAATCCCAGATTTCCGCTCTCCTGGCACTGGTCTGTATGCCAATCTGCAGAAGTACAACCTGCCTTACCCAGAGGCCATCTTTCAGATCGACTATTTCAAG aaaCATCCGGAGCCCTTCTTTGCTCTGGCCAGAGAGCTTTACCCAGGCCAGTTTAAG CCCACAGTGTGTCACTATTTCATGAAGATGCTGAAGGACAAAGGCCTCCTGAGGCGCTGCTACTCTCAG AATATTGATACTCTAGAGAGAGTTGCCGGTCTTGAAGGCGAGGACCTGATTGAAGCTCATGGTACATTTCACACGTCTCACTGCGTGAGCTGCTTCTGTCGTAAGGAGTACTCCATGGACTGgatgaaaa ATAAAATTTTCTCTGAAGATATTCCTAAATGTGATTCCTGTGGAAGCCTGGTAAAACCTG ATATTGTGTTTTTTGGGGAGAATCTGCCTGCCCGATTCTTCACTTCCATGAAGATG GACTTTCCTCGATGTGATCTTCTCATCATAATGGGCACATCCCTTCAGGTTCAGCCGTTCGCATCACTAGTCAGTAG AGTGTCCAACAGCTGCCCTAGACTGCTCATCAATATGGAGAAAACCGGACAG TCGGAATTTGGTATGGGGTTATTCGCTTTCGGAGGAGGAATGGATTTTGACTCGGATAAAGCCTACAG GGACGTGGCTCACCTGAGCACCTGTGATGACGGCTGCATGGCTCTTGCCGAACTGCTGGGCTGGAAA GCAGAGCTGGAGGAGATGGTGAAGCGTGAACATGCTTTGATTGACAGCAAAGATGCCAAAAAGAAAGACAAGGAAGCCGATCAGAGCTCCAGAAGCACTGGGGCGGAGCCTGGGAAGACTGACAAGACAGAATAA